The following is a genomic window from Ancylothrix sp. D3o.
TATCCAAGCATTAGAAGCTTATGAAAAAGCCATAAAAATAGATGCAAACTTCTATCCTGTTTGGTATGGTAGAGGCTTAGTGAAGACATTTTTAGGAAATTATGATGAGGCATTAACTAACTACAGTAGAGCCTTAGAAATAATCAATGAAAAAGTTTCACAACAGCCACAAAATAACGATTTAAAACAGGTGCAAGGCTGGGTACAAAGATTGCAAACACATATTCAACCTCTAGCGACAAACACCCCCCAAACCCAACCGCAAACGCCCTATGCCGGCGGTGATAAACAACCCGCCCCGCCCCCCCAACCGGCCCCAAGCATTCAACAACCGCCGCAACCTTCACCCCCCGCCGAAAACCAACTTCTATGGTAGGGTAGGTTCGACGCACCCTACCATACCCCTATTCGCAAAAACGTCAAATTTTTATTGGTGTAAAAAGAGGAGCAAAACATGAACTTTTTTCCGCAACTTGTCAAAACAAAAACCGGCCTCCTAACAAACCTAATTATGGCCGGTGCAACCCTTTCCACAGCAATTTCTTACAGCAACATCGCCCTTGCCACAACCAACAACAACCCCATCAAAAAACAAACCCCATTGCTCGCACAAAACATAACCTCAAACCCTGACACAACAAACCAAATCAAACAACCCGACCTATACAAAGCCCCCAGCAACATAGCCACACTTAATCAAAGCCAAAAAAGCGCCGGCCTCCTCCTTCCCCAACCCATAGCCCAACAACCCACTCCACCGCCAGTATCCCCAGAACTGCAACAACTCCGACAACAATACCTATTAACCGAACCGGCCACCTTAGAAGTCGCAACCCTAGGCGCCGCAGCAGCCCCCGGTTCCAGTTCCGGTACCCCCACCGCCTTCGGCGCAAGCTGGGGAAGAACCTTTGCCGGCATCGGATTCCAAGGCAGAACCCGCTACACCGACGATGCAGACGGCAGCATATCCGTCGGAATGGGATTCGGAGACGCCCAAAAATCCGTCGGAGTAGAAGTCACCCTCGCCGTCCTCAGCTTACTTGGAGATGATGCCTTTGAACGCGGCGGTTTCAGCTTCAAAGTCCACCGGCAACTCCCCGAAAACTTCGCCGTTGCACTCGGCATAGAAAACGCCATAGTTTGGGGAGAAACCGACGCCGGTAGCAGCGTTTACGGAGTTGTTAGCAAAATATTCCCCCTCAAAGAAAAAGCCTCCGAACCCTTCAGCCAAATCACCGCCTCACTCGGCTTAGGCGGGGGAAGATTTCGCTCAGAAAATGACATCAACAACGACGAAGGCTCCGTCAACATCTTTGGCAGCATAGGAGTCCGAGTTGCAGAACCCGTCTCAATCATAGCCGACTGGACAGGACAAGACCTCACCCTCGGCGCATCCATCGCACCCTTTAAAGACATCCCCCTCGTCATCACCCCCGCCATCGCCGACATCACCGGCAACGCAGGCGACGGCGCAAGATTCATCCTTGGCATAGGCTATAACTACAGCTTCCCCACCGGCAACAGATAACAAGTCATTTGTCATTGCAACGTTTACCACTAACCAGTGGTTTTTTTATCAACCTCAAACCTTCCAAAACCATGCAAAAACAATACAACCTAGTCCTAAAAATTGCCCTAACCCTAACAACCCTCATCCTAACCACCATCAAACCAGCCATCGCCCAAACCGGCAACCAATCAGACAGCACCGGCCCCATCCCCACCACCTCCGACATTGCCGGTGGCCCCCCGACAACCCAAACCCAAGGCGGAACAGAAACCGTATTTCAAGGCGGTGTCAGCGTCCAAACCGCCGTAAACCAAGCCGCCGCAACCGTTATCAGCGAACTAAGCGCCAACACCCTAACCGGCACCGGCACCCCCATCCCAGCAGCCACCCAGCAAACCGTCTTAAGCCTCCTCACCGACACAAATAGCACCCAAGCAGCAGCCAACATCACCACCGCTTTAACCTCCTGCCCCAAATCACCCTCCGTCCCCGCTGGGCAACAATTAACCCCCTGCCCCGGATCACCCCCCGTCGCCGTTGCCCAAGAATTAACCTCTCGGTTGGCCGGTCTTTTAACTGAAGGAAAAGTCAGCCCCGAACAATTAAAAGCAGCAATTCGTGCTTATAATGCCATGATTCTTGCTAGTAACACCGAATTTTTAAGCAATCCGCCCGCAGAATTAAACGCTATTCGCATTTCACTTTCCCGATTAATTGCAGCTACCGGAAGAAGCTAAGGTTAAGGTGGGCAACAGCCCACCCTCCAAAACTACAAAACCTTGTGGGTATATTCGTGTTGTTTTACATTATCTTCGGTGCGAATAATCCGCTGAGAATTTAAAACCCGCTTGCGATCAATTGAATATTTAAAATCATTGCGACTTGTTCCCAAAGGAATATGCGACTGTGCAGAAGGCCGGCTTTTATAAGTACGAGCCGCAGAAATTGCCCGAAAAGAAAAATCATCACAAAACTGAGCATTTGATGGAAAATCCGCCGGCAACTTCAGAGAATCCCCCTCTAAAACTTCTCCCAAAGTAGTAGCCTTAGCCACTTGATAAGAAGTAGGAATTCCTTTCACAATTGCTTCCAAAGCAGCCGAAGGAATTGGCTCAACAACGTTCACCTCATGCACTTCGCCATCTTCCTTAATAAAACAAGTCGCCAACCCAAGCACCAAGTAATCATCACTGCTGACATCGGGCGCATTCGGAAAACTAATCACAGTTGTCATAACAATCTTTTAAGGAATCCATTAAATACGTTTCCTATCCTACCATTTCACCCCAGTAGGCTAGACTAAATAACCAAACAATACCTGTCAGTTTCGATCACAGCCAAAAAAGCCCTGGTGGGAATCGCCCCTCCCCAGAGAAATATAAAGATTTGATAAACTGCACCCGAAACTAACCTTTAAAAATCTTTTGGCCCCAGAACCGGCATTCCCCTGGATGGGAAAAGGTAATCGCCGGCAGAATTTATACCAGAACCAGCTTTTATAGAAGTTATAACGGTGCAGACTAGGAATAAAGGGCCAGATTTGGCTCAATAGTCCAACAAACCTGTCCTCGACTTTCACGTTCAATGCGACCGGCAGCTAAAGCAGTGCAGAGGTTGGTAAGCGCCTCCAAATCGTCCACTCCATAGCCCTTCATCGCCAGGACTTGGCGGATAAGACCTTCAGATTCAACACTGAGGCAACCGGTGTTCAAAGCAGATTCAACAAGTGTGCGAATCATAATAGCCCGGATCTCCCCTAAATAACCGTCTACATTAAATATCTGGGATTTTTGAAAAATCCGGATCGATCAAGATCCCAGGTAGACGTGATCTTAAATTATCGGTAAATGTGATTTAAGTCACTGACAAGCTCTCCGACTCTTTGCAGTCTGGGATGGGGATTAAATCGGTAATGATAGAAAAGACAGCCAAAAACTGTATTACCTCCTGGGTATCTGTTTACAGGCTTTGTACACGATAGTGCCTCCCCAAAGATTAGAGTATTGTTATGCTGTTGATCGCGGTTGGGGTGCTAGTCTTTTAGCCGTGTAGTGTGTGTTGAGGTCTGAATTGGAATGACGACATTTGATAGTGTTGTTGGGCAACCTTCTGTATTAGATATGGCGAGAGCCGGCAATTTCCGGGCGTTGAGTTATTGGATAAACACCTTTTTGATGCCCCAAGGCATTCATGCGCGTGTCGAAAAGGCTTCCGCCGGCTGTGTACAAATCTTAATCGAGTCGCCACACTCGCCAGAACCAGAGCCAATAGTTCAGTCGATCTGCCATCAAATTTGGCGGCTCAATTCTGATGTGATCCAAGGCGTTCGGATCGTAGCGCGAACCAGTAGCAACTCAGATATCCTCTGGAAACAATCTGTCCGCATTGTTACCCCAGCAAACCAACGTCGCACTCAATCTGTGCGCCGCCACCGCGACGACGCCGCCAAGCAGATCAATTTTAAAACCCTCCGGGCGCTCTTGATTGCCGGAACGGCGATTACATCGTTTGTTCTCAGCGCCAGTCTTACTTATCATTTGATTTTGCCGTCTTCGCGTCTGGCTAAGGCTGTCTCTCCGGTGTCGTCGGTGCCCCAAGTTCGTCCCCTCTCGGTGCGAACGGCCAAGGAAACGGTAGCGGTTATCCCCCACAATCAAGTCCTCAACCCAAACGACCCCATCGTTACTTTGATGTTTGGCAAGGATCTAACTCCCAACACCACCGGCGCCGAACAACCGTCTTTTTCACCCCAAGTTGACATCTACCGCGAGGCTGATTTTTCTACCGTTAGCCTCGATCCGACTTCTGTGAGTGCTGAAAGTGCTTTTGTGACAGCCAACCGCCTCGCTTCCGAAGGAGTCGATCTCGTAACGGTGGCCGGTGGCGTGGAAAGACAAGCTCAAAGCAGCTTAGAACAAGCTGCGGTTCATTATGTTGGGGCCGGTGAAAATGCTTTACAATCGCGGCGACCGTCGATTATTGATGTCAAAGGCCAACGTATAGCTTATCTGGCTTATGAACAAGCCAATGCTGACAACCAAGCGGCACTGAAAGCTCAAATTAAAGAAGATATCCAAGCTATCCGCACTCAAGTTGATTGGGTGGTTATTAATTATCACACTCATGCAGAAC
Proteins encoded in this region:
- a CDS encoding CapA family protein, with translation MTTFDSVVGQPSVLDMARAGNFRALSYWINTFLMPQGIHARVEKASAGCVQILIESPHSPEPEPIVQSICHQIWRLNSDVIQGVRIVARTSSNSDILWKQSVRIVTPANQRRTQSVRRHRDDAAKQINFKTLRALLIAGTAITSFVLSASLTYHLILPSSRLAKAVSPVSSVPQVRPLSVRTAKETVAVIPHNQVLNPNDPIVTLMFGKDLTPNTTGAEQPSFSPQVDIYREADFSTVSLDPTSVSAESAFVTANRLASEGVDLVTVAGGVERQAQSSLEQAAVHYVGAGENALQSRRPSIIDVKGQRIAYLAYEQANADNQAALKAQIKEDIQAIRTQVDWVVINYHTHAELGEVPSEWQVELSHFAIDHGADLVVGYHPERLQGAEIYKGRPIAYALGNFIFGETTQSDFDTAVLKVSLKDRKMKVEFLPVQVRSYQPQVIDGSEGEAILQTIEEMSLSFNRPMTSPMIIYAPKTQPKASVAEGSLQSMPAKSIIEEPSPTFTGESFVKTSGGSKRLIEMPVFPGDIIHRNYLDEQLWPQTELPEPAESSVEADPFISEPFIEEPLSAPANAEPHSKAPAQPVYSFNLSYYSKPKDLQTVNLAAGIQTTDHKNIDLPVFL